A region from the Acanthopagrus latus isolate v.2019 chromosome 8, fAcaLat1.1, whole genome shotgun sequence genome encodes:
- the kxd1 gene encoding kxDL motif-containing protein 1, translating to MVEPTASGVFCNRMLSMVNSEDVNAIIQAQRHMLDRFEKTNEMLINFNGLSNVRLQQMNERFLLHTRTLVEMKKDLDSVFRRIRTLKGKISKQYPEAFSNIHESPILEDDDDEFDPVLPSIATTITTATSEQSTESCDTSPDVVSPTVSRCSEDLSQEPPDTPTSDVLETAVLRDEGPDSVPAE from the exons ATGGTGGAGCCCACAGCATCTGGCGTGTTCTGTAACAGGATGCTGAGCATGGTCAACTCTGAGGACGTGAACGCCATCATCCAGGCTCAGAGACACAT GCTTGACCGCTTTGAGAAAACCAATGAAATGCTGATCAATTTCAACGGGCTGTCTAACGTGCGACTGCAGCAGATGAACGAGCGCTTCCTGCTCCACACACGCACTCTTGTGGAGATGAAGAAAGATCTGGACAGCGTCTTCAGAAGAATCAG GACACTAAAAGGGAAGATTTCTAAGCAGTACCCAGAAGCTTTCAGCA ATATTCATGAGTCACCCATCCTggaggatgacgatgatgaatTTGACCCAGTTCTCCCCAGTATTGCCACAACTATTACAACAGCCACCtcagagcagagcacagagTCGTGTGACACAAGTCCAGATGTGGTCTCACCCACAGTAAGCAGATGTTCTGAAGATCTCTCCCAAGAGCCACCCGACACGCCCACCTCAGATGTCCTAGAGACGGCCGTCCTACGAGACGAGGGTCCTGACTCTGTACCTGCAGAATAG
- the LOC119024388 gene encoding endoplasmic reticulum-Golgi intermediate compartment protein 2-like, with protein sequence MRRLTRKKALTLVKELDAFPKVPDSYVESTASGGTVSLIAFTLMAALAFLEFFVYRDTWMKYEYEVDRDYSSKLRINVDITVAMRCQYIGADVLDLAETMVASDGLIYEAANFELSPQQRLWHMTLLHIQERLKVEHALQDVLFKAAIKGAPPAQTQSDDSSSSLSACRIHGHVYVNKVAGNFHITVGKSIPHPRGHAHLAALVSHDTYNFSHRIDHLSFGEAVPGLISPLDGTEKVAADPNHMFQYFITIVPTKLNTYKVSAETHQYAVTEQDRVINHAAGSHGVSGIFMKYDISSLMVKVTEQHMPLWQFLVRLCGIIGGIFSTTGMLHGIVGFLVDVICCRFQMGVYSHLKEQPNSETTENLAQ encoded by the exons ATGAGGAGACTAACCAGGAAGAAGGCTCTGACTCTGGTGAAGGAGCTGGACGCCTTCCCCAAAGTTCCCGACAGCTATGTGGAGTCCACAGCCAGCGGCGGGACAG TGTCTCTGATAGCTTTCACTCTCATGGCCGCCCTCGCCTTCCTGGAGTTCTTCGTGTACAGGGACACATGGATGAAGTACGAGTATGAGGTGGACAGAGACTACAGCAG CAAACTGAGGATAAATGTGGATATCACAGTGGCCATGAGATGTCAAT ATATCGGGGCAGATGTCTTGGATCTGGCAGAGACCATGGTCGCCTCTGATGGGTTGATATATGAAGCA GCCAACTTTGAGCTCTCTCCACAGCAACGATTGTGGCACAT GACACTTCTGCACATCCAGGAGCGTCTGAAAGTGGAGCACGCTCTGCAGGATGTTCTCTTCAAGGCTGCGATTAAAGGAGCGCCTCCTGCTCAGACTCAGAG TGACGACAGCTCCTCTTCCCTGAGTGCCTGCAGGATACACGGACACGTGTACGTCAACAAGGTGGCGGGAAATTTCCACATTACTGTTGGCAA GTCCATCCCACATCCCAGAGGCCACGCTCACCTCGCTGCTCTAGTCAGCCACGACA CGTACAACTTTTCCCACCGGATTGACCACCTGTCCTTTGGAGAAGCGGTGCCCGGTCTTATCAGCCCTCTGGACGGCACAGAGAAGGTCGCTGCTGATC CAAACCACATGTTTCAGTACTTCATCACCATCGTGCCCACCAAGCTGAACACCTACAAGGTCTCTGCAGAGACGCATCAGTATGCAGTCACTGAGCAG GACAGAGTGATAAACCACGCTGCAGGCAGCCACGGAGTCTCAGGGATCTTTATGAAATATGATATCAGCTCACTAATGGTCAAAGTCACCGAGCAGCACATGCCTCTGTGGCAGTTTCTTGTCAGACTCTGTGGCATCATCGGAGGCATCTTCTCTACGACAG GGATGCTCCACGGTATTGTAGGATTCTTGGTGGATGTGATTTGCTGTCGTTTCCAAATGGGAGTCTACAGCCATCTGAAG GAGCAGccaaacagtgaaacaacagaaaacctCGCTCAGTAA
- the sinhcaf gene encoding SIN3-HDAC complex-associated factor codes for MFGFHKPKMYRSLDGCCICRAKSSSSRFTDSKRYEKDFRSCFGLSETRSGEICNACVLLVKRWKKLPVGTKKNWNHVVDARGGPSLKITSRPKKIKSISKKARPSQISRLKKELKRNNSDAHSTTSSASPAQSPSYSNLSDDGSDTELSPGSSRSPVFSFLDLTYWKRQKVCCGIIYKGRFGEVLIDPHLFKPCCRKKQRQQQQEEEEEEEDEEDEEEEVEVEEGPVGVDVSGQKIQTEEEVKETPMCEANAEPAQLCVTMTTPPTRSGVVVDEGW; via the exons ATGTTTGGCTTTCATAAGCCAAAGATGTACAGGAGTTTGGATGGCTGCTGCATCTGCAGAGCAAAGTCTTCCAGCTCTCGTTTCACGGACAGCAAGCGGTATGAGAAAGACTTCAGGAGCTGTTTTGG ACTGAGTGAAACGCGATCAGGGGAGATCTGTAATGCCTGTGTGCTCCTGGTGAAACGATGGAAAAAGCTACCCGTGGGAACCAAGAAGAACTGGAACCAT GTCGTTGATGCCAGAGGAGGCCCCAGCCTGAAGATAACCTCCAGGCCCAAAAAGATCAAGTCCATCTCCAAGAAAGCTCGGCCCAGCCAGATCAGCAGGCTGAAGAAGGAGCTGAAGAGAAACA ATTCGGACGCCCACAGCACCACCTCCAGTGCCTCTCCGGCTCAGTCTCCCAGCTACAGCAACCTGTCAGATGACGGCTCAGACACAGAGCTCAGCCCGGGATCCAGTCGTTCCCCTGTTTTCTCATTTCTGGACCTAACATACTGGAAGAG GCAAAAGGTGTGCTGTGGAATCATCTACAAGGGGCGCTTCGGGGAGGTGCTCATCGACCCTCATTTGTTCAAACCATGCTGCCGCAAAAAGCAacggcagcagcaacaagaggaagaggaagaagaggaggatgaggaggatgaagaggaggaggtggaggtagagGAGGGCCCGGTGGGCGTGGATGTCAGTGGGCAGAAAATCCAGACggaagaggaagtgaaggagaCGCCGATGTGTGAGGCAAACGCCGAGCCTGCTCAGCTAtgtgttaccatgacaacaccTCCAACCAGGAGCGGGGTGGTGGTGGATGAAGGGTGGTGA